One Spinacia oleracea cultivar Varoflay chromosome 4, BTI_SOV_V1, whole genome shotgun sequence DNA segment encodes these proteins:
- the LOC130471471 gene encoding uncharacterized protein, whose amino-acid sequence MGYIPGEGLGRDGKGMKHPIPIMEKQNRYGLGYDPSKDLHVIKKPSLTLNGQFVLQHDTEPYYEFPEPWYDPVKKQRLPGLEIFFAEARDEELIKKWLYKEPKPKENIDWIEYLKQGVLRQLFTNFGNEGNLDPMALTLPVNTRIEREGNVHLKNKEAYIPPILGDPIPKHLSNPRLTHSSASEGYETDSSSSSQSSLHTQSYYSENEDLECVNKPKYICMQEVNFDHNELSDNESFDEPKSCMMPIEESIVVNIGTDSSVKEVKIGSSLSPEEQTAFIALLREYVDVFAWSYADMPGVDRNIAEHRIPLYPNSKPKQQKLRRMKPEVSLKVKEEIQKQLDANFIKPIKHPEWLANIVVVPKKDGRVRVCIDFRDLNAASPKDYFPLPHIDVLVDSTAGHAMFSFMDGFSGYNQILMAEDDMPKTSFITPWGTFFYQAMPFGLKNAGATYQRAATTILHDLIHDTVEVYVDDMIAKSHDRGEHISALKSFFDRIRKYNLRLNPQKCVFGVTSGKLLGFIVSKDGIKVDSDKVKAVQELPPPRTEKEIRGFLGRIQYISRFISQLSTRCEPIFKLLRKNVPKKWNEECQASFDSMKEYLSNPPVLMPPKPGEPLILYLTVTETAMGALLAQYQEGTKREIAIYYLSKKFLDYETRYNPLEKACIALIYATKKLRHYLQAHTTFLISRLDPIKYIFEKPILTEMFARWHAMLSEFDIQCVNQKSVKGRAISEALADGPISGDEFDDEFPDEHLLNIGISRWKMYFDGASNRRGNGAGVLLIYPYGIHIPFAVKLSFPTTNNTTKYEACIYGVKAALAAGAKYLTVYGDSNLIISQTIGVWRVQDQRLQMYTEYLQQFIPYFEDIDFKHLPREKNSFTDALANLAVNLTWENNVKIRAVTIEESDSPVVNLEHMIAALTLQDDKDAWYADTKNFLITGRYPEESHKKEQLAIRRLAAHFVILKDRLYRKGFDGTLQLCVDEKKIQKIMGEIHGGECGPHMNGRMLARKILRAGYYWTTLESDCVHFVRTCKKCQFFANLNHMPPTSLHNLTSPWPFSSWGIDIIGQIHPKASNGHQYILVAIDYFSKWIEAASYAKLGAKQVSKFVINNIICRYGVPFEIISDNGSHFEGHLKETLEKYKVRHYQSSPYRPQTNGAVEAANKTIRTIIAKLTEKTREWPDKFPYALWGYRISIRTPTRTTPYSLVYGMEPVLPVEIEIQSLRVMNESEISEDQWFKVRYDELALAD is encoded by the coding sequence ATGGGATATATCCCAGGCGAAGGTTTAGGTCGTGACGGCAAAGGCATGAAACATCCAATCCCCATTATGGAGAAGCAAAATCGCTATGGTTTGGGGTATGATCCAAGCAAGGACCTCCACGTCATTAAGAAACCATCCCTCACATTGAATGGGCAATTTGTATTACAACACGATACCGAGCCCTACTACGAATTTCCTGAACCATGGTATGACCCAGTTAAGAAGCAGAGACTTCCAGGACTAGAAATCTTCTTTGCTGAAGCTAGAGATGAGGAATTAATCAAAAAATGGTTATACAAGGAACCTAAGCCTAAAGAGAACATTGATTGGATCGAATATTTGAAGCAAGGAGTTTTGAGGCAATTATTTACGAACTTTGGAAATGAAGGAAATCTTGATCCAATGGCGCTTACTCTACCGGTTAATACAAGGATTGAGCGTGAAGGCAATGTCCACCTCAAGAACAAAGAAGCTTACATTCCACCCATTTTAGGTGATCCAATCCCCAAGCATCTTTCAAATCCACGCCTTACCCACTCCTCCGCCTCGGAAGGTTACGAAACCGATAGTTCATCGTCTAgccaatcatcccttcataccCAGTCTTATTATTCTGAAAATGAAGACCTTGAGTGTGTTAATAAACCTAAATATATTTGCATGCAAGAAGTTAATTTTGATCATAATGAATTATCTGATAATGAATCTTTCGATGAGCCTAAGTCATGCATGATGCCCATAGAAGAGTCAATAGTTGTAAATATTGGCACTGATAGTAGTGTAAAAGAAGTAAAAATAGGATCCTCGCTTTCCCCTGAGGAACAAACTGCATTCATTGCATTGCTTAGGGAGTACGTAGATGTATTTGCATGGTCATATGCAGATATGCCAGGTGTTGACCGTAACATTGCCGAACATCGCATTCCTCTTTATCCCAACAGCAAGCCGAAGCAACAAAAGCTCCGAAGGATGAAACCGGAAGTTAGTCTAAAAGTCAAAGAAGAAATCCAGAAACAACTCGACGCCAATTTTATTAAACCAATCAAACACCCTGAATGGTTGGCTAACATAGTGGTAGTTCCCAAAAAAGACGGAAGGGTCAGAGTATGTATCGACTTCAGGGATCTAAACGCTGCATCACCAAAAGATTACTTCCCTTTGCCTCACATTGACGTACTGGTGGATAGTACCGCGGGGCACGCCATGTTCTCATTTATGGACGGATTCTCGGGCTATAatcaaatactcatggcagaagacgATATGCCCAAGACGTCATTCATCACCCCATGGGGAACATTTTTTTACCAAGCaatgccgttcggtttaaaaaaCGCAGGGGCCACTTATCAACGAGCTGCAACAACAATTCTACATGACCTTATTCATGACACGGTTGAAGTATACGTGGATGATATGATTGCCAAAAGCCACGATCGAGGGGAGCACATAAGTGCATTAAAGTCATTTTTTGACAGGAttagaaaatataatttgagATTGAATCCTCAAAAATGCGTATTCGGAGTTACTTCTGGAAAACTGTTGGGCTTTATTGTCAGCAAAGATGGGATCAAAGTCGATTCCGATAAAGTGAAAGCCGTTCAAGAACTTCCTCCACCAAGAACGGAAAAAGAAATTCGGGGATTCCTAGGAAGAATTCAATACATTAGCAGGTTCATATCGCAACTGAGCACTCGATGCGAACCGATTTTCAAGCTGTTGAGGAAAAATGTTCCAAAAAAATGGAATGAAGAATGCCAAGCCTCATTTGACTCAATGAAGGAATATCTCTCTAATCCTCCAGTATTAATGCCACCCAAGCCGGGAGAGCCTTTGATTTTATATCTCACAGTCACAGAAACTGCCATGGGAGCGTTATTGGCTCAATACCAAGAAGGCACCAAAAGAGAAATTGCCATCTACTACCTCAGCAAAAAGTTTTTGGATTATGAAACCAGATACAATCCTTTAGAAAAAGCTTGCATCGCCCTCATATATGCCACTAAGAAACTACGACATTATCTACAGGCTCATACAACTTTCCTTATCTCAAGACTAGATCCTATCAAGTACATTTTTGAGAAACCAATTCTCACTGAGATGTTCGCGAGATGGCATGCAATGCTTTCAGAATTTGATATTCAATGTGTAAACCAGAAATCCGTTAAAGGAAGGGCGATATCTGAAGCATTGGCTGATGGACCAATATCAGGGGATGAATTTGATGACGAGTTTCCAGATGAACATTTACTCAACATTGGGATATCTAGGTGGAAAATGTACTTTGACGGAGCATCTAATAGAAGGGGCAATGGCGCGGGTGTTTTGCTCATTTATCCTTATGGAATTCATATCCCTTTTGCTGTGAAATTGAGTTTTCCAACGACTAATAACACGACAAAGTACGAAGCTTGCATTTATGGCGTTAAGGCAGCCTTAGCGGCAGGGGCGAAATACCTCACAGTATATGGAGATTCTAACCTCATTATCTCTCAAACAATTGGAGTATGGAGAGTCCAAGATCAGAGATTACAAATGTATACCGAGTATCTCCAACAGTTCATTCCGTACTTTGAAGATATTGACTTCAAGCATCTTCCCCGGGAGAAAAACAGTTTCACGGATGCATTAGCAAACTTAGCGGTAAATTTAACATGGGAAAACAACGTAAAAATTCGAGCTGTGACTATTGAGGAAAGTGATTCACCGGTAGTCAACCTTGAACATATGATTGCTGCATTGACTTTGCAAGATGATAAAGATGCTTGGTATGCTGATACTAAAAATTTTCTAATCACCGGTCGATATCCTGAAGAGAGTCATAAAAAAGAACAATTGGCTATCCGGCGATTGGCAGCTCACTTTGTAATACTAAAAGATAGATTGTACCGCAAGGGTTTTGATGGAACTCTACAATTGTGTGTTGacgaaaaaaaaatacaaaagatCATGGGAGAAATCCATGGTGGTGAATGCGGTCCGCACATGAATGGCAGGATGCTAGCTCGGAAAATCTTGCGAGCAGGTTATTATTGGACCACTTTAGAAAGCGACTGTGTCCATTTTGTGAGGACTTGCAAGAAATGTCAATTTTTCGCAAATCTCAATCACATGCCACCTACCTCATTACATAATCTCACTTCCCCATGGCCGTTTTCAAgttggggtatagatataatcggacAAATTCACCCAAAAGCCTCGAACGGGCATCAATACATTCTGGTTGCTATTGACTATTTCTCGAAATGGATTGAAGCCGCGTCATATGCAAAGCTAGGGGCAAAGCAAGTCTCCAAGTTTGTGATCAACAACATAATATGTCGTTACGGAGTGCCTTTTGAAATTATTTCTGACAACGGCTCTCACTTCGAAGGGCACTTAAAAGAAACTCTTGAGAAATATAAGGTCAGACATTATCAGTCTTCCCCTTATCGTCCTCAGACCAATGGAGCAGTTGAAGCCGCCAACAAAACCATTCGAACGATAATTGCAAAATTGACCGAGAAAACCCGGGAATGGcctgacaaatttccatatGCCCTTTGGGGGTATAGAATTTCTATTCGGACTCCAACAAGGACTACTCCGTATTCTCTAGTATATGGAATGGAACCTGTCCTTCCCGTCGAAATCGAAATTCAATCACTCCGGGTTATGAATGAAAGCGAGATATCCGAAGATCAATGGTTTAAGGTTCGGTACGACGAACTGGCCCTAGCAGATTAA